In a genomic window of Flavobacterium lipolyticum:
- a CDS encoding sugar 3,4-ketoisomerase: MNVEIIDIPKIENSLGNIAVLEKGFVPFEIQRVYYLYDIPSSSIRGGHSHKKLRQIIIAISGSFTVILKDGSSEKKVFLNKPDKGLLIENNVWRELENFSSGAVCLVLASDVFDESDYIRDYDVFLNSKK; the protein is encoded by the coding sequence ATGAATGTAGAAATTATTGATATTCCAAAGATAGAAAACAGCTTGGGGAATATTGCTGTATTAGAAAAAGGATTTGTTCCGTTTGAAATTCAGAGAGTTTATTATCTATATGATATACCTTCTTCCTCCATACGCGGAGGTCATTCACATAAAAAGCTGAGACAAATTATAATTGCAATTTCAGGTAGTTTTACTGTTATATTGAAAGATGGTAGTTCAGAAAAAAAAGTATTTCTTAATAAGCCAGATAAAGGATTATTGATTGAAAATAATGTCTGGCGCGAGCTGGAAAACTTTTCTTCCGGCGCTGTTTGCTTGGTTTTGGCTTCTGACGTTTTTGATGAATCAGATTATATTCGAGATTATGATGTTTTTTTGAATTCAAAAAAATGA
- a CDS encoding glycosyltransferase family 4 protein, producing MRLLYIVPKIKKPGGVARVLAIKANYFVEYFGYEVHILSQNEETGSPFYTFNTEIVFHNIILKGNIFKFFNSFQKQINQKVSEIKPDVILIADNGLKAFIVPFVTKTKVPIVFECHGSKFIEEKDLKRGLTSQSIRRIKYQFKDFSARKFTKIVALSEESLKEWNVENGVVISNPSWIESNRVSNLQHKKVIAIGRNSFEKGLDRLLLIWKEIIQKHPDWVLDIYTDGIDALKKEAIQLNIESGINYMPFVENIEEGYCRASVFAMTSRTEGFPMVLLEAMALGLPCVAYDCPIGPGSIITNAKNGFLIPDDNIEKYVEKLSFLIENEEVRLKFGEEAKQTSENYALDKIMEQWRFFLDTLVAN from the coding sequence ATGAGGTTACTTTATATTGTCCCAAAAATAAAAAAACCGGGCGGAGTTGCCAGAGTTTTGGCCATCAAAGCGAATTATTTTGTGGAGTATTTTGGTTATGAAGTTCATATTTTATCTCAAAATGAAGAGACTGGTTCGCCTTTTTATACTTTTAATACTGAAATTGTCTTTCATAATATAATTTTGAAAGGCAATATTTTTAAGTTTTTCAATTCTTTTCAAAAGCAGATAAATCAAAAGGTTAGCGAAATTAAACCTGATGTTATTTTGATTGCTGATAATGGTTTAAAAGCATTTATAGTTCCTTTTGTTACCAAAACTAAAGTACCAATTGTATTTGAATGTCATGGTTCTAAATTTATTGAAGAAAAAGATCTGAAAAGAGGTTTGACTTCACAATCAATTCGGAGAATAAAATATCAATTTAAAGATTTTAGCGCTCGAAAGTTTACTAAAATAGTAGCTTTATCTGAAGAAAGTTTAAAAGAATGGAATGTTGAAAATGGTGTTGTAATCTCAAACCCTTCATGGATAGAAAGTAATAGAGTCTCTAATTTACAGCATAAAAAGGTAATTGCAATTGGTCGAAATTCTTTTGAAAAAGGATTGGATCGATTGTTATTAATCTGGAAAGAAATTATTCAAAAACATCCGGATTGGGTACTGGATATTTATACAGATGGTATTGATGCTTTGAAAAAAGAAGCCATACAATTGAATATAGAATCGGGGATCAATTATATGCCTTTTGTTGAAAATATTGAAGAAGGGTATTGTAGAGCCTCTGTTTTTGCTATGACCTCAAGAACAGAAGGGTTTCCAATGGTTTTGCTGGAAGCAATGGCTTTAGGCTTACCTTGCGTTGCTTACGATTGTCCAATTGGCCCGGGATCTATTATTACCAATGCTAAAAATGGTTTTTTAATTCCGGATGACAACATAGAAAAATATGTTGAAAAACTCTCTTTTTTGATTGAAAATGAGGAGGTAAGATTGAAATTTGGTGAAGAAGCTAAGCAAACATCTGAGAATTATGCCCTGGATAAAATAATGGAACAATGGAGATTTTTTCTAGACACTTTAGTGGCTAATTAG
- a CDS encoding glycosyltransferase family 2 protein gives MLSILIPVFNYDVLPLVKEVAKQCNAIGIHFEVLCQDDDSNSHENTLNAEINLLPNCSFFKNETNLGRGKNINSLAQKSIYNWLLILDCDTFPAQNNFIKKYIDVISDSESNILFGGIIYENNEPPKEQFLRWFYGNKRETFSLLTSNLVIKKDIFVRFPFDESITRYGYEDLCFFSVLKANHFKILRIVNPTFHLNLETSKVFLNKTKIALENLVFLYDSDKILKKESKIITSFESLRRLKLTQFSAFLFVKNQIRIERNLLSQKPSLFLFDLYKLGYFCSLKKTN, from the coding sequence ATGCTCTCTATTTTAATTCCGGTTTTTAATTATGATGTTTTGCCACTTGTTAAAGAAGTTGCAAAACAATGTAATGCTATTGGAATTCATTTTGAAGTTCTTTGCCAGGACGACGATTCAAATTCTCACGAAAATACGCTAAATGCAGAAATCAATCTTTTGCCTAATTGTTCCTTTTTTAAAAATGAAACTAATTTAGGAAGAGGCAAAAACATCAATTCACTGGCTCAAAAATCCATATACAACTGGTTGCTTATTTTAGACTGTGATACCTTTCCTGCTCAGAATAATTTTATAAAAAAGTACATCGATGTTATTTCTGATTCGGAAAGTAATATTCTGTTTGGCGGAATCATTTATGAGAACAATGAACCTCCAAAGGAGCAATTTCTTCGCTGGTTTTATGGTAATAAAAGAGAGACTTTTTCTCTTCTCACTTCAAATCTGGTAATTAAAAAAGATATTTTTGTTCGGTTTCCTTTTGACGAATCCATCACCAGATACGGTTATGAAGATTTGTGTTTCTTTTCTGTTTTAAAAGCAAATCATTTTAAAATTCTTCGGATAGTAAATCCAACTTTTCATTTGAATTTAGAAACTTCAAAAGTGTTTTTAAACAAAACCAAAATAGCTTTAGAAAATCTTGTTTTTCTTTATGATTCAGATAAAATACTAAAAAAAGAGAGTAAAATTATAACTTCTTTTGAATCTCTGAGAAGACTCAAATTAACACAATTTTCGGCTTTTCTTTTTGTAAAAAATCAAATCAGAATCGAGCGAAATTTGTTGTCACAAAAACCTTCTTTATTTTTGTTTGACCTGTATAAATTGGGCTATTTTTGTAGCTTAAAAAAAACTAATTAG
- a CDS encoding cell division ATP-binding protein FtsE, whose translation MSQTVLSLKEVTIYQEGKKILSHINLDVQHGEFIYIIGKTGSGKSSFMKTLYGDLPLTEGEGHIVEFDLATLKESEIPYLRRKIGIVFQDFKLLPDRSVKDNMLFVLKATGWSEKEAMEHKIDEVLDKVGMKEFVNKMPHQLSGGEQQRVAIARALLNDPEFILADEPTGNLDPQTSSEVLEVLKKINANGKTVIMVTHDYALLMKFPSKTLKCEDERIFEVVQRSV comes from the coding sequence ATGTCGCAAACCGTACTGTCTCTTAAAGAAGTCACTATATATCAGGAAGGAAAGAAAATTTTATCTCACATTAATTTAGATGTTCAGCATGGTGAATTTATCTATATAATTGGAAAAACAGGTTCCGGAAAGAGTAGTTTCATGAAAACACTTTATGGTGATTTACCTTTAACTGAGGGTGAAGGACATATCGTTGAATTTGATTTGGCGACTTTAAAAGAAAGCGAAATCCCTTATTTAAGACGTAAAATTGGAATTGTGTTTCAGGATTTTAAGTTACTTCCGGACCGTTCCGTAAAAGACAATATGCTTTTTGTTTTAAAAGCCACCGGCTGGTCTGAAAAAGAAGCCATGGAGCATAAAATCGATGAAGTTCTGGATAAGGTAGGCATGAAAGAATTCGTAAACAAAATGCCACATCAACTTTCAGGCGGTGAGCAACAGCGTGTTGCCATTGCAAGAGCACTGTTAAACGATCCTGAATTTATCTTAGCCGATGAGCCAACCGGAAATCTTGATCCGCAAACCAGCTCAGAGGTTCTTGAAGTACTTAAAAAAATCAATGCCAACGGTAAAACAGTGATCATGGTAACCCACGATTATGCTTTACTAATGAAATTCCCGTCTAAAACCCTAAAATGTGAAGACGAAAGAATTTTTGAAGTGGTGCAACGCAGCGTGTAA
- a CDS encoding tetratricopeptide repeat protein yields the protein MRKLPWFFLLPIILFSTIVSAQKSAIYTYDLKDFDKALALYNDKQYASAQLIFEYVKNNATTEEVQSDCAYYIANCAIRTNKVNADALMEKFVHDYPTSTKQNQAYIEVAQYFFEQGNYPKALQWFDKVDESYMSKSDSDKFNFQKGYSYFSAKKKKEATTYFNKVVNSADFGSQAKYYLGFMAYEGDDYKEATKYFDEVSGEEKYKEKLSYYQADMNFKLGSFQKAIDLGQKAMSKSNDLEKSELNKIIGESYFNLKQYGKAIPFLEQYAGKKGKWNNTDFYQLGYAYYEQKEYEKAISQFNKIIEGKDFVAQNAYYHLGLAYLNTGKKQEALNAFKNASEMDFNAQIQEDAALNYAKLSYEIGNAYQTVPGILLDFLKKYPNNSSRSEVEKLLVDSYISSKNYKEALSLLEKNRSAENKAAYQKVLFYRGVELYNESNYPEAGKMFKNAVSEQKTPEFTARATFWKAETEYMTDDFQNALLSYKQFAGLAAAKTTNEYKNINYNIGYAYFKQKEYDQAGNSFQAQIDNSKEDKVRLNDSYLRLGDCRFVSSKYSAANEAYSKAIEAKGVDADYAQFQKAISYGFMSKNDKKAEELSHFLQMYKKSSYRDDALYELGNTYVTEKKNDQALKTYDQLISEFKNGSFTSKAILKQGLIYYNSDRDDQALVKFKKVAAEFPKTPEALEAVSTARLIYVDSGKVDEYATWVRTLDFVAVTDAELDNDTYDAAFKQYSQNNSKQAITGFTAYVSKFSKGMHALEANFYLAQLYFAEGSETKSVANYQYVTDQPRSEFTEQSLSRLAQIFLKAKDCDQSIPVLVRLENEADFPQNKNFAQANLMKCYYDKKDYDNAVVYADKVLQNTKADANVKADAQIIVARAAMQTGNEDKAKTAYAKLSATSKGELAAEALYYDAYFKTKEGKFEASNGSVQKLAKNYSAYKYYGAKSLVLMAKNFYGLKDSYQATYILDNVINNFTDYPDVVEEAKTELSAIKLEEAKTNSSINK from the coding sequence ATGCGTAAACTTCCCTGGTTCTTTTTACTCCCAATTATCCTTTTCTCAACCATAGTTTCGGCACAAAAATCAGCTATTTATACTTACGACTTAAAGGATTTTGACAAAGCACTGGCTTTGTACAATGACAAACAATATGCTTCGGCCCAACTTATTTTCGAATATGTAAAAAATAATGCAACAACCGAGGAAGTTCAATCTGATTGTGCTTATTATATTGCCAATTGCGCCATTCGAACAAATAAAGTAAATGCCGATGCGCTGATGGAGAAATTTGTACACGATTATCCGACAAGTACAAAACAAAATCAGGCGTATATTGAAGTAGCTCAGTATTTTTTTGAGCAGGGAAATTACCCGAAAGCGTTGCAATGGTTTGATAAAGTAGATGAAAGTTACATGAGCAAATCAGACTCGGATAAATTTAATTTTCAGAAAGGATATAGTTATTTCAGTGCTAAAAAGAAAAAGGAAGCAACTACTTATTTTAACAAAGTGGTAAATTCTGCTGATTTTGGTTCGCAGGCCAAATATTACTTGGGATTTATGGCGTATGAAGGTGATGATTATAAAGAAGCAACGAAATATTTTGATGAAGTTTCAGGCGAAGAAAAGTACAAAGAAAAGCTTTCGTATTATCAGGCCGACATGAATTTTAAGCTGGGGAGTTTCCAAAAAGCAATCGATTTGGGGCAAAAAGCCATGAGTAAATCGAATGATTTGGAAAAGTCAGAACTGAACAAAATTATTGGAGAAAGTTATTTCAATTTAAAGCAATATGGTAAAGCGATTCCGTTTTTAGAGCAGTATGCCGGTAAAAAAGGGAAGTGGAATAATACCGATTTCTATCAATTGGGATATGCGTATTACGAACAAAAAGAGTACGAAAAAGCAATTTCCCAATTCAATAAAATTATTGAAGGAAAAGATTTTGTAGCTCAAAATGCCTATTATCATTTAGGTTTAGCATATTTAAATACAGGTAAAAAGCAGGAAGCTTTAAATGCGTTTAAAAATGCTTCTGAAATGGATTTCAATGCGCAAATTCAGGAAGACGCAGCGTTAAATTATGCAAAACTGAGCTATGAAATTGGGAATGCCTATCAAACGGTACCAGGAATTTTGCTTGATTTTTTAAAGAAATATCCAAATAATTCAAGCAGATCTGAGGTAGAAAAATTATTGGTTGATTCTTATATTTCTTCTAAAAACTACAAAGAAGCACTTTCGTTATTAGAAAAAAACAGGTCGGCAGAGAATAAAGCGGCTTATCAAAAAGTACTTTTTTACCGAGGTGTAGAATTGTACAATGAATCTAATTATCCCGAAGCAGGGAAAATGTTCAAAAATGCTGTCAGCGAACAAAAGACTCCTGAATTTACAGCGCGTGCGACTTTTTGGAAAGCCGAAACGGAATATATGACCGATGATTTTCAGAATGCTTTACTAAGCTACAAGCAATTTGCAGGGTTGGCTGCAGCGAAAACTACTAATGAGTATAAAAACATCAATTATAATATTGGTTATGCTTATTTTAAACAAAAAGAATACGATCAGGCAGGGAATTCTTTTCAGGCACAAATTGACAATTCGAAAGAAGATAAAGTACGTTTAAACGATTCGTATTTGCGTTTGGGCGATTGCCGATTTGTGAGTTCGAAGTACAGTGCAGCAAATGAAGCGTACTCCAAAGCTATTGAAGCAAAAGGTGTTGACGCCGATTATGCACAGTTTCAAAAGGCAATTTCTTACGGATTTATGTCCAAAAATGATAAAAAAGCCGAGGAGTTGAGCCATTTTCTTCAGATGTATAAAAAGTCGTCTTATCGAGATGATGCTTTATACGAATTAGGGAACACTTATGTAACAGAGAAAAAGAACGATCAGGCACTTAAAACTTACGATCAGTTGATTTCAGAATTTAAAAATGGTTCGTTTACTTCGAAAGCCATTTTAAAACAAGGGTTGATTTATTACAATTCAGATCGCGATGATCAGGCTTTGGTGAAGTTTAAAAAAGTAGCAGCCGAGTTTCCTAAAACTCCCGAAGCTTTAGAAGCGGTTTCGACTGCCAGATTGATTTATGTCGACTCAGGAAAGGTGGATGAATATGCGACCTGGGTACGTACCTTAGATTTTGTGGCGGTTACTGATGCCGAGCTGGATAATGATACTTATGATGCGGCTTTCAAACAATATAGTCAGAACAACAGTAAGCAAGCCATAACTGGTTTTACAGCTTATGTGAGTAAATTTTCGAAAGGAATGCATGCGCTGGAAGCTAACTTTTATTTAGCACAATTGTATTTTGCCGAAGGGTCGGAAACAAAATCAGTGGCAAATTATCAGTATGTGACTGATCAGCCAAGAAGTGAATTTACAGAGCAATCGTTGAGCAGACTCGCACAGATTTTCCTTAAAGCAAAAGATTGTGATCAATCGATTCCGGTTTTAGTTCGTTTAGAAAACGAAGCTGATTTTCCTCAGAATAAAAACTTTGCACAGGCCAATCTGATGAAATGTTATTACGACAAAAAAGATTACGACAATGCTGTAGTGTATGCTGATAAAGTATTGCAAAATACAAAAGCCGATGCAAATGTAAAGGCCGATGCACAAATTATCGTGGCACGCGCGGCAATGCAAACAGGAAACGAAGACAAGGCCAAAACGGCCTATGCTAAATTGTCGGCAACTTCGAAAGGAGAATTAGCAGCGGAAGCCTTGTACTATGATGCTTATTTCAAAACCAAAGAAGGGAAGTTTGAGGCTTCAAATGGGTCTGTTCAAAAGCTGGCTAAAAACTATTCGGCTTACAAATATTACGGAGCGAAAAGTTTGGTGCTGATGGCAAAGAATTTTTACGGATTAAAAGACAGTTATCAGGCAACTTATATTTTAGACAACGTCATTAACAATTTTACCGATTATCCGGATGTTGTTGAAGAGGCTAAAACGGAGTTGAGTGCGATTAAGTTGGAGGAAGCAAAAACGAATTCTTCAATTAATAAGTAA
- a CDS encoding PhzF family phenazine biosynthesis protein: MSLPFYIVDVFADKKYAGNQLAVFTEAENLSTEEMQEMAREINFAESTFITKLDREKNKAEIRIFTPAHEMQFAGHPIIGTSWVLINKIFDNSPENITLEVPIGAIPIHQSEDLIWLKAAQPKFWDIYAKEDFTLFSNLKKEDFENQFPIQEVTTGSAFVMVGLSNKRALENLVLDKDKADEWMKNNCKTAHRALYFYYLEDSKLFSRMLCIEHNQLVEDAATGSASTCLQAFLLKYHLPQFEMINYQGDYINRPSQIYFKGKLTENQFDIKIGGKAQFVAKGEWEV; this comes from the coding sequence ATGAGTTTACCATTTTATATAGTTGATGTTTTTGCCGATAAAAAATATGCCGGAAATCAGTTAGCCGTTTTTACGGAAGCGGAGAATCTAAGTACTGAAGAAATGCAGGAGATGGCACGCGAGATTAATTTTGCAGAAAGCACCTTTATAACAAAGCTTGACAGAGAAAAAAATAAAGCAGAGATCAGAATATTTACCCCTGCTCATGAAATGCAGTTTGCAGGACATCCTATAATTGGAACTTCGTGGGTTTTAATCAATAAAATATTTGATAATTCTCCAGAGAATATCACATTAGAAGTTCCTATTGGGGCAATTCCGATTCATCAGTCTGAAGATCTAATTTGGTTAAAAGCAGCACAGCCTAAGTTTTGGGATATTTATGCGAAGGAAGACTTCACCCTGTTCAGTAATCTGAAAAAAGAAGATTTCGAGAATCAATTCCCAATTCAGGAAGTAACGACCGGAAGCGCTTTTGTGATGGTTGGACTGAGCAATAAAAGAGCATTGGAAAATTTGGTTTTAGATAAAGATAAAGCAGATGAATGGATGAAAAACAACTGCAAAACAGCTCACAGAGCCTTGTATTTTTATTATCTGGAAGACTCAAAATTGTTTAGCAGAATGTTGTGTATTGAGCACAATCAATTGGTTGAAGATGCAGCAACCGGAAGCGCAAGTACTTGTTTACAGGCTTTTCTTTTAAAATATCATTTGCCGCAATTTGAAATGATCAATTACCAGGGAGATTATATCAATCGTCCGTCTCAAATTTATTTTAAAGGGAAATTGACCGAAAATCAATTTGATATCAAAATAGGAGGGAAAGCTCAGTTTGTTGCAAAAGGAGAGTGGGAAGTTTAA